The following DNA comes from Peribacillus sp. FSL E2-0218.
TACCGGGTTACAGTTAAAATAAAGGCCAGAGCTGTCTTCTGACAATAAATGAGCAGTTGGAACTCCAACATCACAATCTTCTCATTGATTTTAACTTTATCCAAAATGAATTACGTTATCTTGCTTTTATATTATCGCCTTGTTTGCATATCTTCACTTTCTTGTATACTAAAGGAGAGGTGAGCATGGTGGATTCGAACATCCCTAATGATTATTGGAAGGCCATCGTCGATTGTGATGAAGCGTATGATGATCATTTTTTATATGGAGTAATGACAACAGGCATTTTTTGCAGGCCCTCCTGCAAATCCCGGGTGCCCAATAAGGAAAACGTGAAGATTTTCAAAAATGCCAGAATGGCCCTGGAGGCGGACTTCCGGCCTTGTAAACGATGTAAACCGGAAGGACTGAATCTGCCAATGGAGGATTGGATTGAACAGATAACCGAATGGCTCGACCAGCATTTCCGTGAACCGCTCACATTGAACAGGATCGCCGATATTGCCCACGGGAGCCCTTATCATTTACAACGATCCTTCAAGCGTGTGAAGGGGATGACGCCCAGTGAATACGTTCAGCGCCTCCGAATTGAAAAAGCATGCAGCCTTCTCGAAAGCTCCGAGCTGAGCGTGGCAGACATAGGCTTGGCCGTAGGTTTCTCAAGCACTCCCTATTTCATGACATTATTCAAAATGAAGATGGGCCTTACACCAATGAGCTACCGCAAAGATGCCGCCAAAATCGCAACGAAGGAGCGTGAATTGGATGCAAACAGTTGACTGGTCGATACTAAATGCTGAAGCGGGGCCATTATATATCGCCAAGACGGAGAAAGGACTCTGCTATGTAGGTTCACCGGGACAATCATTCCAGGACTTGGGCGCATGGAGGCAAAAGCACTTCCCCACGGCCAAGCTTGCCGAAAATCCAGAAGCATTAAAACCTTATATCCAAGAGCTGCAAGAATATTTCAAAGGAGTGCGGCAAACCTTCTCATTTACAACGGATGTAAAAGGTACTCCCTTCCAACAAGAAATCTGGGCAGCATTGAAGCAAATCCCCTATGGGACAACATGTTCCTACTCCGATATTGCCCAGCTCATTCAAAGACCTGCAGCCGTTCGGGCTGTCGGTACGGCCATTGGCGCCAATCCTGTATTGATCACGGTGCCATGCCACCGGGTCATCGGCAAGAATGGCGCCATTTCCGGTTACCGCGGCGGTTTGGAGATGAAACAATATTTACTTCAATTGGAAGCGAACTATCGGGGGGGAAGACCTTCTTAACTAATAAAAGCATCCGATCATTCGGATGCTCAGACTGTAGACAAACTCGATGAAAATCGAGTTTGTTTATTTTTATGGCCTGTACAATTTAGACGTTGATTTCCACTCCAGGCACTCGCTTTCCGCGGGCGGTCGGGGAGCCTCCTCGGCTTTGCCTGCGGGGTCTCCCCTAGACGCGCTTTTCCCGCAGGAGTCTCGTACCTTCCGTTCCAATCAACTTTGTC
Coding sequences within:
- a CDS encoding bifunctional transcriptional activator/DNA repair enzyme AdaA; this encodes MVDSNIPNDYWKAIVDCDEAYDDHFLYGVMTTGIFCRPSCKSRVPNKENVKIFKNARMALEADFRPCKRCKPEGLNLPMEDWIEQITEWLDQHFREPLTLNRIADIAHGSPYHLQRSFKRVKGMTPSEYVQRLRIEKACSLLESSELSVADIGLAVGFSSTPYFMTLFKMKMGLTPMSYRKDAAKIATKERELDANS
- a CDS encoding methylated-DNA--[protein]-cysteine S-methyltransferase, whose product is MQTVDWSILNAEAGPLYIAKTEKGLCYVGSPGQSFQDLGAWRQKHFPTAKLAENPEALKPYIQELQEYFKGVRQTFSFTTDVKGTPFQQEIWAALKQIPYGTTCSYSDIAQLIQRPAAVRAVGTAIGANPVLITVPCHRVIGKNGAISGYRGGLEMKQYLLQLEANYRGGRPS